CAGCCCGTGCCGGGCCCCCACGATGTCGTGATCTCGCGGACTCAGTGTGCCAAGCCGACGGCGGACGGTGGTGCGATGTGCGCCACACCGGCGCGAAAGGGCCCCGGAGAGGCCCGGAAATCACGTCACTTCGGCGGGCGGATGGAGAGGGCGTGCCGGAATTCGTCACGCGGGTCCCACCGCGCCTTGACGCGCTGCAGACGGGGGTAGTTGTCCTTGTAGTACAGGGTGTGCCATGCGGTGCCCGAGGTGTTGAGGGCGGGGTCGGCGAGGTCGGTGTCCGGGTAGTTGATGAAGGAACCGTCGCTCACCGTGCCCGGCACGGGTACGCCGCCGCTGTCGGCGTACACGGACCGGTAGAGGTCGCGCACCCACGCCAGGCACACCTCGGAGTTCCCTCGCCGGGCCTCCCAGCTGTTCATGTAGACCGCTTTGAGGATCGAGTCGCGCTGGGCGACGGCCGTCGCCCCGGCCGGAACCGTGTTGACCTTCCCGCCGTAGGAGATCAGCCACAGGGAGCCGTCCACATCACCTTCCGTCTCGCTCGAAAGATGGTCATGGACGGCGGCGATCTGCCGGTCCGTGAAGCGCCTGCGGAGATAGGCGGCCTTGGCTTTGAAGGAAGCCGGGGCCGTCTCCTGCACGCTGGCCTCGGACTGCAGCCACGACTCTTCCTCCTGCCCCCGGTCGGGCCGTGCCCCCACCCCGCGGCCGACCGCGGCGACGTAGTCGTCGATCAGCCGCCTCGCCCCCTCTCCGGTGGAGTCCAGGTGCCCCACGAGGCTGACGGTTCCCTTCCTGCGGCTGTTGAGCATCAGGACGCTGAACAGCCCCGCGTAGGGCGAGTGCGGCGCGCGGTCGTGCTCGTGCCAGGTGCCGTGATTGCGCACCAGTTCGCTGAACGAGCGCTGGTCGAGATCCTTCCAGGACCAGGTGGCGTAGAAGGTGGTGACCGCTTCCGGGGCCCTGGGCAGCAGGTGCGCGGGGTCCGAGCCCTTGGCCGCCGGGTCGCGGAACCAGTAGCGGGTGACGATGCCGAAGTTGCCGCCCCCGCCGCCGGTGTGCGCCCACCACAGGTCGTGGTGCGGATCGGAGGGCTCCCGTGTGGCCACCACGGCGGAGGCCTTCCCGGAGGCGTCCACGACCACGACCTCCACGGCGTGGAGGTGGTCCACGGACAGCCCGTACCGGCGCGACAGGGAGCCGTACCCGCCCCCCAGGACATGGCCGCCGACGCCGACCTCGGCGGTCGCGCCCGCCGGGATGGTCACGCCCCAGCCGAGGAACAGTGTGCGGTACACCTCGCCGAGTAACGCGCCGGGCTCGACCGCGAACGCCCGCCGCCGGGCGTCGTAGGAGACCGCCCTCATGGGGGAGACGTCGATGACGACACGGACCGAGGGATCGTCGACGAAGTTCTCGAAGCAGTGCCCGCCGCTGCGCACGGCGATGCGCTTGCCCTCCCGCACCGCCTGCTGCACCGCGCCCACGACCTGAGCGGTCGTGTTCACCACGCGCACGTAGTCGGGCTTTCCGACGAAGCGGGCGTTGGAGCCGCGATGGGTCAGGGAGCGGTAGCGCGGGTCCCCGGGGGCGACGGTGACCGGGGCCGGCGGGGGCGGGCCGTCGGTGGGCGGCGCGGCGAGGGCGGCCGGGGCGGTGACGCCCTGTGCGGCCGCCGCGGCGGCCGTTCCGCCGAGCACCGCCGCTCCTGCCAGTACGCCGCGTCGTGTCACTTCCGCCATGGCCCGCTCCCCTTGTCGCCTCGTTGCCGCTTGCTGCCGGAAAAGATCTCCTCCCACGATGGGCGCCGCGATCAGGGGGAACATCGTCCGTAATGACCAACTGCCCCTCCACCGAAGGGAGTAGGGGCTCCCCTAGGGGCCCGGAGGGGGTCACTCCGCGTCCGGGGCGTACGCTCCGTAGTCGTGGGCGATGCGAGCATGACATCGCCACCGTCGGGGCCGAATGTAGCCGTTACCCCCGGTTGGCGTAGTATGTCCGGCGTCGCTACTGCGTCCTCGGCCATCCCGTCGCCATCGAGCCCGAACAGCCGTCGATCTTGATTCACGGCCCACCGGACTCGTTCGCGCCATACCCGGTGTCCGCTCCCGGGGGCCGATTCGGCGGAGCCCATGGGGCCGGCACGCAGTGCGGGCGGCTGCTTTCCGCCCAGCCCGCAGACGGCGTCACCGGTCGGTGCGCGCCGACGGAGCAGGCCCGGCAACCGGATGGCCGAGAGGCGCGGAGGCGCTCCCTCGGGCTCCGGACAGAACGGAAATGCACGTCGTGGACATGAGCGCGGCCAATCGAAAAGGCCTCAGCCTCTTCGCCCTGATAATGATCGGACTGGGGTCGATCTTCGGCTCGGGCTGGCTCTTCGGAGCCGGTCAGGCGGCCCAGGTCGCCGGGCCCGCCGCGCTGGTCGCCTGGGTGATCGGCGCCGTCTTCATCGGCATGATCGCCATGACCTACGCCGAGGTCGGCGCCGCCTACCCGCTGCCCGGCGCCATGGCCCGGTTCGGCTCCATCTCGCACGGCCCGGTGCTGGGCTTCGTCACCGGCTGGGCGGTCTGGATCGCGACCGCCTCCCTGATCCCCATCGAGGCCATCGCCGGCACCCAGTACATGTCGTCCTGGAGCTTCGGCTGGGCCCGGGGCCTGGTCGCCGACGGCAGCCTCACCGGCACCGGCATGGTGACGGCGTTGCTCCTGACCGTAGCCCTGTGGCTGGCCTGCTACTGGTCGGTCGAGCTGCTGGCCCGCGCCAACAATCTCCTGACCCTGGTGAAGTTCGCCATTCCGGTCCTCGCGGTCGGCGCGCTCATCGCCTCCGGCTTCCACACGGACAACTTCACCGCGCACGGCGGCTTCGCCCCGAACGGCTGGTCCGCCGTCCTGACCGCCGTCACCGCCTCCGGCGTCGTCTTCGCCTTCAACGGCTTCCAGGCCGTCGTCAACCTCGGCGGCAACGCCAAGAACCCCGGCCGGGCCATCCCGCTCGCCCTCGTCGGCGCGCTCTCCCTCGGCCTGGTCATCTACCTCGCCCTCCAGATCGCCTTCCTCGGCGCCGTACCGCCGGAGCGGCTCGCCGAGGCGGGCGGCTGGAACGGGATCAACTTCGCGTCGCCCTTCGCCGACCTCGCCAAGCTCTTGATGCTGCACTGGGTCGTCACCATGCTCCAGTTCGGCGCCTTCATCTCACCGAACGGCGCCAACATCGGCAACGTCGCCTCGGCCGCGTACCTGGCCCAGAACCTCGCCGACACCGGCTTCTTCCCCAAGAAGATCGCCGAGGTGCACCCCCGCTACGGCGTCGCCCGCCCCGCCATGTGGCTGAACCTGGGCTTCTCCGTGCTGCTGCTCCTCACCGTCGGCCACAGCTGGGAGGCCCTGGCGAGCGTGGTCTCCGCCGCGATGGTCGTCTCCTACCTCATGGGCCCGATCGCGGTCGGCGTGTTCCGGCAGACCAAGCCCGATCTGCCCCGCCCCTTCCGCCTCCCCGCCGCCTCGGTGCTCTGCCCCGTCACCTTCGCGTTCGCGGCCTGCGCCCTGTACTGGTCGAAGTGGCCCAACACCGGCAAGGTCGCCGTGCTCACCCTGATCTCGGTGCCCATCGCCGCGGTGGTGCTGCGCAGGCGCGGCGGGACGAGTCTGCGCCGGCAGTTCGCACCGGCGTGGTGGATGGTCGCGTTCCTGCTGTGGCTGTCGCTGCTGTCCGCCCTCGGCAGTGCCGAGTTCGGCGGCCACGGCGTCATCCCGGGCGGCCTCGACATCACGCTGGTCGCCGTCTCGGCCGTGGGCTTCTACTTCTGGGCGGTGCGCGCCGGCGTCCAGGCCCACCGCGCGGGCCTGCCGGGCCCCGACCCCGTCCTCGGCGCCCCCGCCGCCGGGCCCGTGCCCGGACAGCGCCGGCCCGAGCCCGTCGGGACCGTCGCCTCCTGACCCCGACGGCCCGGCCCCACCCCGGCCTCACCAGCGCGGACGCGCCCATGACCAAGGGCCGCCACATCAAGATGTGGCGGCCCTTGGTTGTACAAGCACACAGGTCAAACGTTTCTTCGAAGTAACCGTGTGGTGGGGCGGGTGGGACTCGAACCCACGGCCGACGGATTATGAGTCCGCTGCTCTAACCGGCTGAGCTACCGCCCCATTCACGGCGCGTCGCGCACATCTGTGCGCGCCGTCTGCCGCAGCATAGCTGCTCATACGATCTGCTGCCCCTGAGGGTCCGCTTTGCGTGACCAGCCTGCCCATGAGGACTTCGATCACGCATGGATGGTTCCCTCCGGGCATGAAAAAAGGGCCCTCAAGGGGCCCTTCCTCCACTGCTCCCCCGACTGGACTCGAACCAGTAACCTGCCGATTAACAGTCGGCTGCTCTGCCAATTGAGCTACAGGGGACTGCGCTCCCCCGACTGGACTCGAACCAGTAACCTGCCGATTAACAGTCGGCTGCTCTGCCAATTGAGCTACAGGGGATTGCTGCGGTGCCTCGAATGCTCTGCCCTCCGGTCTCCCGGGCGGCGTGCGCTCGCTGCGACACATACATTAGCGCAAGCTGGGGGGTGCTCCGCCAATCGGTATCCCGTGAGTGACCTTCGGGTCCGCCGGGTAGGCGGTGCACAGCCCCGAACGGCCCCCGCCGACACGCGCGGGGACCGGCAGGGCTCAAGGGTCATGAGGGTCGTCACGGTCGTCAGGGTCTGCGGGATCCGAGGGAAGTCCGAGGGAAGGTGGAGCGCGATGCGCTACCGACTGACGTTCATCATGGGTGCGGCCGTCGGGTACGTACTCGGCGCGCGAGCCGGGCGTGAGCGCTACGAGCAGCTGCGCAAGGGCGCGCAGCGGGTCGCGCAGAACCCCGCGGTGCGCAATACGGCGGAGTCCGCCGCGCAGAACGGCCGGGCCATGACCGGCAAGGCCCTCCACAGCCTCGGCGAGCGGATGCCCGCCTCGGTCTCGGACCGGATCCGCGGCCTGCGCGAGAAGGGCCAGGGGGCCGAGGACGACTGGGGCACCAGCAACACCTGACCGATGACGGACACGCGCCGGGGATTTGGCATCATCCTCCGCATGGGCATAGTCGCGGGGCTGGACAGTTCCACCGAGAGCACGAGAATCGTCGTCTGCGACGCGGAGACGGGCACCGTGCTCAGGCAGGGCTACGCCCCGCATCCGACGACGGGCCCCGAGGGTGATCCGCAGGCGTGGCTGGTCTCGCTGGGCGAGGCCGCCGCGGGCGGACTGCTGGAAGGCGTGCAGGCCATCGGCGTGTCCGCGCAGCAGCACGGGCTGCTCGTCCTGGACGCCGGCGGGGTGCTCGTCCGGCCCGCGATGCTGGGCAACGACCGGCGCGTACAGGCGGCGGCCGCCGATCTGACCGACGCGCTCGGCGGCCGGGCCGCGTGGGCGGAGGCCGTCGGGTCGGTGCCGCAGGCCGGGCAGGCCGTGGCGAAGCTGCGGTGGCTGGCGCGCAACGAACCGGAGTCGGCGACGCGGGCGGCCGCGCTGATGCAGCCCCACGACTGGCTGGTGTGGCAGCTGCTCGGGCGCCCCGTACGGCGCACGACCGACCGCGGCGCCGCGTCCTCGACCGGCTACTGGTCGGCGGCGACCGGCAGCTGGCGGCCGGATCTCGTGGAGCTGGCACTGGGCCGCCAGGCGGCCCTGCCCGACGTGCTGCACCCCGCCGAGCCCGCCGGGCACACCCCCGAGGGCCTGCTGATCTCCGCCGGTACGGGCGAGACGATGGCGGCGGCCTTCGGGCTGGGCGTCGGCCCCGGCGACGCGGTGATCTCGCTCGGCGCGTCGGGCTCGGTCTTCGCCGTGCACCACGAGGCGCTGGTGGACCCCACGGGCACGATCACCTCCTTCGCGGACGCGACCGGGCGGCATCTGCCGGTGGTGCACACCCTCAACGCGGTACGGGTGCTGCGCGGCACGGCCGAGATCCTCGGTACGGATCTGAACGGGCTGTCCGAGCTGGCGCTGCGGTCCACGCCCGGCGCGTACGGGCTGGTGCTGCTGCCGTATCTGGAGGGCGAGCGCACCCCGCACCTGCCGCACACCGCCGGAACGCTGGCGGGGCTGCGCCGCGAGAGCATGAAGCCGGAGCATCTGGCGCGGGCCGCCTTCGAGGGCATGCTGTGCGGGCTCACGGACGCCCTGGACGTGCTGCGCGGGCGCGGCGTCGACGTGCGCCGGGTCTTCCTGCTGGGTGCGGCGGCCGAGCTGCCGGCCGTGCAGGCCGTGGCGCCGGCGCTGTTCGGCGCGCAGGTCGTCGTCCCGCAGGCGGCGGACTACGCGGCGCTGGGCGCGGCCCGGCAGGCCGCGTGGGCGCTGGGCGTCCAGCAGGGCGTGCTGTCGCACCTGGAGCCGCCGCGCTGGCCGGCCGCGGCCAGCCAGGTCTTCGAGCCGGGTGAGGATCTGGCGGTGGGGCAGGCCGTGCGGCAGCAGTACGTGACCGTGCGCGAGCAGACCCACCCCGGGGCCTTCCAGGGCGGCGCGTGAGGTCCGGCCGGCCGGGTCAGTCCAGGTAGCCCCGGAGCTGGTCGGCGAAGGCGTGGTCGCGAAGCTTGTTGAGGGTCTTGGACTCGATCTGGCGGATGCGTTCGCGGGTGACGCCGAAGATCCGGCCGATCTCCTCCAGGGTGCGGGGGCGGCCGTCCATCAGTCCGTAGCGCAGCTGCACGACCTTGCGCTCGCGCTCGCCCAGCGTGGAAAGGACGGCTTCCAGATGCTCGCGCAGCAGCAGGAACGCGGCCGATTCGACGGGTGAGGCGGCGTCGCCGTCCTCGATCAGATCGCCGAGCGCGACGTCGTCCTCCTCACCCACGGGGGCGTGCAGCGAGACGGGTTCCTGGGCGAGGCGCAGGACTTCGCTGACCCGCTCCTCGGAGAGGTCGAGATAGGCGGCGACCTCCTCGGCGGTGGGTTCGTAGCCGCGCTCCTGGAGCATCCGGCGCTGGACCCGCACCACGCGGTTGATCAACTCCACGACGTGGACGGGGACCCGGATCGTGCGGGCCTGGTCGGCCAGCGCCCGCGACATGGCCTGGCGGATCCACCAGGTCGCGTACGTCGAGAACTTGTAGCCCCGGGCGTAGTCGAACTTCTCAACGGCCCTGATCAGCCCGAGGTTTCCCTCCTGCACGAGATCGAGCATGGTCAGCCCGCGGCCGATGTAGCGCTTGGCCACGGAGACGACGAGGCGCAGGTTCGCCTCGATGAGCCGGCGCTTGGCCATCCGGCCGAGGACCACCAAGCGGTCGAGGTCGAGGGCTAGTTGGGAGTCGAGGTCGGGGGTGCTGCCGAGCTTCTCCTCGGCGAAGAGCCCGGCTTCGACACGGCGGGCCAGCTCCACCTCCTCGGCGGCGGAGAGCAGGGGGATGCGGCCGATCTCGCGGAGGTACTGGCGGAAGAGGTCGGAGGACGGGCCGCCGGTGTCGGCTGCCCGCACCGCCGGCTCCGGGGGCGGCTCGTCGGCGAAGCTCTCGGACACGGGTGGCTCGGACTGCCGTGGCACGGCCGGGGCCGTTTCGGCCGGGGCCTGGGGCAGGGTCGGGGTCCGGGTCTGCACGGGGGCGACCTCCAGGGTGATCGCTGCCGATTCGGGGGCGGCATGCGCAGGAGGGACGGAGACGGCCGGGCCGCCGTCCGTCCCGGGGATCAAGAGCGACTTCGCGAAGGGCTCCGGGTCCAGTCGCCCGGACCTGCCGCGCTCCGAGGACTCAGGCACCGCCCACCAGTGTGGGGTACGACACAGTCCCGCCACGAGGGGCGTGCGGGCATTTTCTGAGCCCGCACGGTGACCGGCCGATTACTGAACGAGTCCCTCGCCGTGTCCTCGCCGGGCGGGCCGGGGCGACGGGGTCCCTGCGGGACGGGCGGTTCCGTCGGCGGACGGACGGTTTCCTCGCCGGACGGGGCCGTGTTCCGGCCGGACCGGCCGGGGCAGGCGTCCCTGCGGGACGAG
The window above is part of the Streptomyces syringium genome. Proteins encoded here:
- a CDS encoding sigma-70 family RNA polymerase sigma factor, which encodes MPESSERGRSGRLDPEPFAKSLLIPGTDGGPAVSVPPAHAAPESAAITLEVAPVQTRTPTLPQAPAETAPAVPRQSEPPVSESFADEPPPEPAVRAADTGGPSSDLFRQYLREIGRIPLLSAAEEVELARRVEAGLFAEEKLGSTPDLDSQLALDLDRLVVLGRMAKRRLIEANLRLVVSVAKRYIGRGLTMLDLVQEGNLGLIRAVEKFDYARGYKFSTYATWWIRQAMSRALADQARTIRVPVHVVELINRVVRVQRRMLQERGYEPTAEEVAAYLDLSEERVSEVLRLAQEPVSLHAPVGEEDDVALGDLIEDGDAASPVESAAFLLLREHLEAVLSTLGERERKVVQLRYGLMDGRPRTLEEIGRIFGVTRERIRQIESKTLNKLRDHAFADQLRGYLD
- a CDS encoding APC family permease — translated: MHVVDMSAANRKGLSLFALIMIGLGSIFGSGWLFGAGQAAQVAGPAALVAWVIGAVFIGMIAMTYAEVGAAYPLPGAMARFGSISHGPVLGFVTGWAVWIATASLIPIEAIAGTQYMSSWSFGWARGLVADGSLTGTGMVTALLLTVALWLACYWSVELLARANNLLTLVKFAIPVLAVGALIASGFHTDNFTAHGGFAPNGWSAVLTAVTASGVVFAFNGFQAVVNLGGNAKNPGRAIPLALVGALSLGLVIYLALQIAFLGAVPPERLAEAGGWNGINFASPFADLAKLLMLHWVVTMLQFGAFISPNGANIGNVASAAYLAQNLADTGFFPKKIAEVHPRYGVARPAMWLNLGFSVLLLLTVGHSWEALASVVSAAMVVSYLMGPIAVGVFRQTKPDLPRPFRLPAASVLCPVTFAFAACALYWSKWPNTGKVAVLTLISVPIAAVVLRRRGGTSLRRQFAPAWWMVAFLLWLSLLSALGSAEFGGHGVIPGGLDITLVAVSAVGFYFWAVRAGVQAHRAGLPGPDPVLGAPAAGPVPGQRRPEPVGTVAS
- a CDS encoding YtxH domain-containing protein; this encodes MRYRLTFIMGAAVGYVLGARAGRERYEQLRKGAQRVAQNPAVRNTAESAAQNGRAMTGKALHSLGERMPASVSDRIRGLREKGQGAEDDWGTSNT
- a CDS encoding FAD-dependent oxidoreductase, which translates into the protein MAEVTRRGVLAGAAVLGGTAAAAAAQGVTAPAALAAPPTDGPPPPAPVTVAPGDPRYRSLTHRGSNARFVGKPDYVRVVNTTAQVVGAVQQAVREGKRIAVRSGGHCFENFVDDPSVRVVIDVSPMRAVSYDARRRAFAVEPGALLGEVYRTLFLGWGVTIPAGATAEVGVGGHVLGGGYGSLSRRYGLSVDHLHAVEVVVVDASGKASAVVATREPSDPHHDLWWAHTGGGGGNFGIVTRYWFRDPAAKGSDPAHLLPRAPEAVTTFYATWSWKDLDQRSFSELVRNHGTWHEHDRAPHSPYAGLFSVLMLNSRRKGTVSLVGHLDSTGEGARRLIDDYVAAVGRGVGARPDRGQEEESWLQSEASVQETAPASFKAKAAYLRRRFTDRQIAAVHDHLSSETEGDVDGSLWLISYGGKVNTVPAGATAVAQRDSILKAVYMNSWEARRGNSEVCLAWVRDLYRSVYADSGGVPVPGTVSDGSFINYPDTDLADPALNTSGTAWHTLYYKDNYPRLQRVKARWDPRDEFRHALSIRPPK
- a CDS encoding FGGY family carbohydrate kinase, with translation MGIVAGLDSSTESTRIVVCDAETGTVLRQGYAPHPTTGPEGDPQAWLVSLGEAAAGGLLEGVQAIGVSAQQHGLLVLDAGGVLVRPAMLGNDRRVQAAAADLTDALGGRAAWAEAVGSVPQAGQAVAKLRWLARNEPESATRAAALMQPHDWLVWQLLGRPVRRTTDRGAASSTGYWSAATGSWRPDLVELALGRQAALPDVLHPAEPAGHTPEGLLISAGTGETMAAAFGLGVGPGDAVISLGASGSVFAVHHEALVDPTGTITSFADATGRHLPVVHTLNAVRVLRGTAEILGTDLNGLSELALRSTPGAYGLVLLPYLEGERTPHLPHTAGTLAGLRRESMKPEHLARAAFEGMLCGLTDALDVLRGRGVDVRRVFLLGAAAELPAVQAVAPALFGAQVVVPQAADYAALGAARQAAWALGVQQGVLSHLEPPRWPAAASQVFEPGEDLAVGQAVRQQYVTVREQTHPGAFQGGA